The Tripterygium wilfordii isolate XIE 37 chromosome 17, ASM1340144v1, whole genome shotgun sequence genome has a window encoding:
- the LOC119982234 gene encoding uncharacterized protein LOC119982234, translating into MEEISPSPVRSASIHRSRRTRALAFNEEKKTTWARTRKRTGGYQPRKATDGSGDNLGCNSDGSTRKIPEQGLKLPIIKSLYYLLVNLSQNEPLSWINWETTDLDQLDRQFSQLQFKGTYTISSVLFKELDRRFRELFSDSHEVSASLAHRHADLHMDMSTSAEELTMLLRCCMVILTFLGPEHRLLMGQDIVSVLSRLVSICVSEADDRSLVASTCISEPSDPCRALLCALLEVSADELLAHKNLREYFMRIDSASETIFKHHFGLGDLGCILELISAHFILSVSNELAYKNFISRLFWSCSKCYMDPEMSLSSSLALLLDPIMLSAPKMLLAYQILLVSESIGISVTSDKMRPDFGLINYHTAFERSVTFYARHIASLHMDCQTLSTDFLTKSRMLGSNCQPLFETFLSSATREKLFHLLTKTNDSCDLSFRNMSSLTKLDVVAASMAYVKESLPVFNSTYEVEILSILRFIILRVSSDDINDAGLLKNRKTSTEDMYLMASILKLMSCSMLQILWYLSHRGNSGSVPTSKDAMSCKEYEAMMGIIGCFQQFGVHLPVPKFLYDIMESHPSRHKESKWMLLHFASLLSFSYISLIDFLVKDCIFAMMVVLVLFTFEEGNLDALSSMLHSGLESCTSSMKKEKVMADKKCSKTITSNFHKNWMHLRRSLRISNKRMQDQEDMESASIEEESDKSCNGESFLRCRLEGLQKLSDVSDLADFIKCQSGKDYSLWLKNREKFRQWKLERVQGLRRKKKKSVWKYLKGKKL; encoded by the exons CACCGGTGGCTACCAACCCAGAAAAGCAACTGATGGCAGTGGAGATAACCTTGGCTGCAACAGCGATGGCTCAACCCGTAAAATCCCGGAGCAG GGTCTAAAGCTGCCTATCATCAAAAGTTTGTATTATCTACTTGTCAATTTGTCTCAAAATGAACCATTGAGCTGGATTAACTGGGAAACGACTGATTTGGATCAATTAGATAGGCAATTTTCTCAACTTCAGTTCAAAGGCACATATACCATCTCTAGTGTGTTGTTCAAAGAACTTGATAGAAGGTTCCGAGAACTATTTTCTGATTCACATGAAGTTTCTGCTAGTTTGGCTCATAGACACGCTGACCTGCATATGGATATGTCAACCTCTGCTGAAGAACTAACGATGCTTTTACGATGTTGTATGGTGATCTTGACATTCCTTGGGCCTGAGCATCGTCTTCTTATGGGTCAAGATATTGTCTCGGTACTCAGTAGATTGGTTTCTATATGCGTAAGTGAAGCCGATGACAGAAGTCTTGTTGCTTCCACATGCATTTCAGAACCTTCAGATCCTTGCCGTGCCCTTCTATGCGCTCTACTTGAG GTATCTGCAGATGAGCTTTTGGCGCATAAGAATTTGAGAGAGTACTTCATGCGAATTGATTCTGCAAGTGAAACTATATTTAAGCACCATTTTGGTCTTGGTGATCTTGGATGTATACTGGAACTGATATCAGCTCATTTTATTTTGTCAGTTTCTAACGAGCTAGCATATAAAAACTTCATCAGCAGATTATTTTGGTCGTGCAGCAAATGTTACATGGATCCTGAGATGAGCCTGTCATCTTCATTAGCTTTGCTTCTGGACCCCATCATGCTTTCTGCACCAAAAATGCTTCTGGCATATCAGATTTTATTGGTTTCTGAATCCATTGGTATCAGCGTTACTTCAGACAAAATGAGACCAGATTTCGGACTCATAAATTACCACACTGCATTTGAAAGGTCTGTGACCTTTTATGCTAGACACATTGCTAGCTTGCACATGGATTGTCAAACTTTAAGCACTGATTTTCTTACAAAGTCACGTATGCTTGGGAGTAATTGTCAGCCCTTATTTGAAACCTTTCTTTCTTCAGCTACAAGAGAAAAATTATTTCATCTACTCACGAAGACCAATGATTCCTGTGATTTGTCTTTTCGCAATATGTCCTCCTTGACAAAGTTGGACGTGGTGGCTGCATCTATGGCATATGTAAAAGAGAGCCTACCTGTTTTCAATAGTACCTATGAAGTTGAGATCTTATCAATCTTACGTTTCATAATACTAAGGGTTTCTTCTGATGATATCAATGATGCTGGATTGCTTAAAAACAGGAAGACAAGCACCGAAGATATGTATCTTATGGCTTCTATATTGAAGTTAATGAGTTGTTCGATGTTACAAATCCTATGGTACTTAAGCCATAGAGGGAATTCAGGTTCTGTGCCAACCTCGAAAGATGCAATGTCATGTAAGGAATATGAAGCTATGATGGGTATTATCGGCTGTTTTCAACAATTTGGGGTCCATCTTCCAGTTCCGAAGTTCTTATACGATATTATGGAATCTCACCCTTCAAGGCACAAAGAGTCGAAGTGGATGCTTTTGCATTTTGCGAGCTTGCTGTCATTTAGTTATATTAGCCTGATTGATTTCTTGGTGAAGGACTGCATATTTGCTATGATGGTCGTATTAGTTTTATTTACCTTTGAAGAGGGAAATTTAGATGCGCTGAGTTCAATGTTGCATTCTGGATTGGAATCATGTACATCTTCcatgaagaaagaaaag GTCATGGCAGATAAAAAATGTAGCAAGACTATTACATCAAACTTTCACAAGAATTGGATGCACCTGAg GCGTTCTCTCAGAATCTCTAACAAAAGAATGCAAGACCAAGAAGACATGGAGTCTGCTAGCATAGAAGAGGAATCAGATAAAAGTTGCAATGGTGAGAGTTTTCTACGGTGCAGGCTAGAAGGGTTGCAAAAATTGTCCGATGTTAGTGATCTAGCGGATTTTATTAAGTGCCAGAGTGGGAAAGACTACTCTCTCTGGTTGAAAAATCGTGAAAAATTTAGACAATGGAAGCTTGAGAGAGTCCAAGgcttaagaaggaaaaaaaagaaaagcgtTTGGAAGtatttaaaaggaaagaaattgtAG
- the LOC119983124 gene encoding uncharacterized protein LOC119983124 gives MQKLLSRSPSGPLLCTHANRSLSLPTICVGFCANESRFRSLTPKPLTMPASTPTAFPGSASTLAASLAKRNLSNSAVFFARSYNSSSSTCRCLIGDKESIKRLPYRAWMVTRPAWFHTVAALAAAADGSSGCQKDLGSGSTDDGEEGMKVDKEAEEKPVRLNRRQRGSGSGGMAANVDLLAIPGVGPRNLRKLVEKGIGEVAQLKQLYKDKFFGKSSQTMVEYLQSSVGIIHKNHAESITTFIKESVDGELEDSNSDVKPAPKKRLTFCVEGNISVGKTTFLQRIANETLELRDLVEVVPEPINKWQDVGPDHFNILDAFYAEPERYAYTFQNYVFVTRVMQERESSGGIKPLRLMERSVFSDRMVFVRAVHEANWMNEMEISIYDSWFDPVVSCLPGLIPDAFIYLRASPDTCHKRMQLRKRAEEGGVSLEYLHDLHEKHESWLFPFESGNHGVLSVSKLPLHMDSTLHPDIRDRVFYLEGDHMHSSIQKVPALVLDCEPNIDFSKDIEAKREYARQVAEFFEFVKKKQEGPSIKAGEQRPTGIERQVLLPSNGQFWVPDGKHFPESALKSLDFRRAMSIMSGQ, from the exons ATGCAGAAGTTGCTAAGCCGAAGCCCCTCAGGCCCCCTCCTCTGTACTCATGCTAATCGTTCTCTGTCTCTTCCTACTATATGTGTTGGGTTTTGTGCCAACGAGAGTCGATTTAGGTCTTTGACCCCTAAACCCTTAACAATGCCCGCCAGTACTCCCACCGCCTTCCCTGGCTCTGCTTCCACTCTTGCCGCTTCCTTGGCCAAGAGGAATCTCAGCAACAGTGCTGTTTTCTTCGCTCGCAGTTACAACAGCAGTAGCAGCACCTGCCGCTGCTTAATAGGTGATAAGGAGTCAATAAAGCGGCTGCCTTATCGAGCATGGATGGTGACCCGCCCCGCGTGGTTCCACACGGTTGCTGCTTTAGCGGCAGCAGCGGATGGATCTAGTGGATGTCAAAAGGACTTGGGGAGTGGGAGCACTGACGATGGAGAAGAGGGCATGAAGGTCGACAAGGAAGCGGAAGAGAAGCCGGTGAGGTTGAATAGGCGGCAGAGGGGTTCCGGTAGTGGAGGAATGGCAGCCAATGTGGATTTGTTGGCAATACCGGGGGTGGGACCCAGGAATTTGAGAAAGCTGGTTGAGAAGGGAATTGGTGAAGTGGCTCAGCTAAAGCAGTTGTATAAAGACAAG TTCTTTGGGAAGTCTAGTCAGACGATGGTAGAGTATCTACAAAGTTCTGTAGGAATTATTCACAAAAACCATGCTGAAAGTATAACAACTTTCATAAAAGAAAGTGTTGATGGAGAGTTAGAGGATTCAAACTCAGATGTGAAGCCAGCCCCGAAAAAACGACTTACTTTCTGTGTCGAGGGAAATATCAGTGTTGGGAAAACAACATTCCTTCAGAGAATAGCCAATGAAACACTTGAGTTACGCgatcttgttgaagtggttccTGAACCAATCAATAAGTGGCAGGATGTTGGACCTGACCACTTCAACATTTTAGATGCTTTTTATGCTGAGCCAGAAAGGTATGCCTATACCTTTCAGAATTATGTCTTTGTCACTAGAGTTATGCAGGAAAGAGAATCATCTGGTGGAATTAAGCCCCTCAGGTTGATGGAGAGAAGCGTTTTTAGTGACAGGATG GTCTTTGTTCGAGCTGTTCATGAAGCAAATTGGATGAATGAGATGGAGATCAGCATTTATGACTCTTGGTTTGATCCAGTTGTATCATGCTTGCCTGGGCTGATTCCTGACGCTTTCATCTATCTTCGAGCGAGCCCTGATACATGCCATAAGAGAATGCAGCTGCGTAAGAGAGCTGAAGAGGGTGGTGTCAGCCTTGAATATCTCCATGACTTGCATGAAAAGCATGAGAGCTGGCTTTTCCCATTCGAAAGTGGAAATCACGGTGTATTATCTGTCAGTAAGCTACCCTTGCATATGGACAGCACTTTACATCCTGATATAAGGGACCGTGTTTTTTATTTGGAGGGTGATCATATGCATTCAAGTATTCAAAAG GTTCCTGCTCTAGTTCTCGACTGTGAACCAAACATTGATTTCAGCAAAGACATTGAAGCAAAGAGAGA GTATGCCCGGCAAGTGGCAGAGTTCTTTGAATTTGTGAAGAAAAAGCAAGAAGGTCCATCCATCAAAGCTGGTGAACAGCGTCCAACGGGTATTGAACGGCAGGTCTTACTGCCCTCAAATGGTCAGTTTTGGGTACCAGATGGGAAGCACTTTCCAGAGTCGGCGCTCAAGTCTTTAGATTTCAGACGAGCGATGTCCATCATGTCTGGccagtaa
- the LOC119982679 gene encoding transcription factor bHLH89-like — translation MYEETGCFDPNTMPEVTDDGFSHLTQPSQLVGGSTTNSVEEVSYHHHHNKPLQVDAAAAAIEIDLQRKLALSNGINNTQYHTQNQNQIYDQSNPNWVHEIEMQDMSFINPDHQQLQIDDNNNYNQSSIPTQTQEILNLFHQLPRCSASSLVPNSSISFSFPMVETNASSYDPLYHLQPPLLRELFQSLPHGSYSKQRGGTGKKHFATERGRREYLNQRYTALKSLVPNLTKGDRASIVGDAIEYIKELLRTVNELKLLVDNKGCSRERTK, via the exons ATGTATGAGGAGACGGGTTGTTTTGATCCCAACACCATGCCTGAAGTTACAGATGATGGGTTTTCTCACCTGACTCAACCTTCACAATTGGTGGGTGGTAGCACCACAAACAGTGTTGAAGAAGTCTCTTACCACCACCATCACAATAAACCTCTCCAAGTTGATGCTGCTGCCGCTGCCATTGAAATTGACCTTCAACGAAAACTGGCCTTGTCCAATGGGATTAACAATACCCAATACCATACCCAGAATCAGAACCAAATTTATGATCAATCTAACCCTAACTGGGTTCATGAAATTGAGATGCAAGACATGAGTTTCATCAATCCTGACCATCAACAGCTCCAAATTGATGACAACAATAATTACAACCAGTCTTCAATCCCAACTCAAACCCAAGAAATTCTCAACCTGTTCCATCAATTGCCTAGATGCTCAGCTTCCTCTTTGGTCCCAAATTCATCAATCTCCTTTTCATTTCCAATGGTGGAGACTAATGCATCGTCTTATGACCCACTATACCATCTGCAGCCTCCATTGTTGAGAGAGTTGTTTCAGTCTCTACCCCATGGCAGCTACA GTAAGCAAAGGGGAGGTACTGGAAAGAAACACTTCGCCACTGAACGCGGTAGGAGAGAATATCTGAACCAGAGGTACACTGCCTTGAAGAGCTTGGTTCCCAACCTAACTAAG GGTGATCGAGCATCGATTGTGGGAGATGCAATTGAGTATATCAAAGAGCTTCTAAGAACTGTCAATGAGCTCAAGTTACTAGTAGATAATAAGGGATGTAGCAGAGAGAGGACCAAGTGA
- the LOC119982681 gene encoding putative pentatricopeptide repeat-containing protein At3g15930 — protein sequence MEQILSSELRERFATPNCILTSDPRERICSLSLEISTYFHSLFRVCAANVMLKTLKMASLVINQCSSITYGSQEQLCSLVRGWRSVREIKQVRKFETQKLHCVSRQPDIAVYNDIIKGFSSRKEDIQKVMEVYFELLGGGLVPDSYTIPYLLKECTRCRALGEGRQIHAHAVKFALVSNVFVNNTLMRFYTVCGVIHAARKLFDVCSQRDLVSWTTLIQGFAKMGYPKEAVAAFFRMCEDNISADGMTMVVVLSACSQLGDLSLGKKIHGYMVHKISINEDVFLGNALVDMYLKCGDAEYARKVFEGMPIKNVVSWNSMISGLAQQGEFTEALDIFREMQGMDVKPDDVTLVAVLNSCANLGMLELGKWVHAYIDKIHVGRADGIVGNALVDMYAKCGSIDQAFKVFHDMKYRDVYTYTAMIVGLAMHGEAERALSLFSEMPRMGIKPDEVTFVGVLSACSHAGLVEQGRQHFEDMSSIHDLSRHMEHYGCMVDLLGRAGLINEALQFIKEMPIEPDASVWGALLGACKVHSKVELGEIIMKKLMKLEPERDGAYIIMSNIYSYADRWRDSLKWRKVMKQRKMKKTPGCSSIEVDGEVHEFRKGDKSHPKSKQLYELLDEITSQLMNYGDWTHGKAFH from the coding sequence ATGGAACAAATTCTATCATCGGAACTCAGAGAGcgttttgccacccctaattgTATTCTCACATCTGACCCGAGAGAGAGGATCTGTTCGTTGTCTTTGGAGATTTCGACgtattttcattctctttttcgAGTTTGTGCTGCTAATGTTATGCTTAAAACACTGAAAATGGCAAGTTTAGTGATCAACCAATGCAGTAGTATTACTTACGGGTCTCAAGAGCAACTATGTTCCCTTGTTCGGGGATGGAGATCCGTGCGGGAGATCAAACAAGTTCGAAAATTTGAAACACAGAAGCTCCATTGTGTCTCCAGACAGCCGGATATCGCTGTTTATAATGACATTATCAAGGGCTTTTCTAGTCGCAAAGAAGACATACAAAAGGTCATGGAAGTGTATTTTGAGTTGCTAGGCGGAGGCCTAGTTCCGGACTCGTACACCATACCTTATCTGCTCAAGGAGTGCACACGTTGTCGTGCATTGGGCGAGGGACGCCAGATTCACGCTCACGCAGTCAAGTTTGCTCTGGTGTCGAATGTATTCGTCAACAACACGCTGATGAGATTTTATACCGTCTGTGGGGTTATTCATGCGGCTCGGAAGCTGTTCGACGTTTGTTCTCAGAGGGATTTGGTCTCTTGGACGACGCTCATTCAGGGATTTGCGAAGATGGGCTATCCCAAGGAAGCTGTTGCTGCGTTCTTTCGAATGTGTGAAGACAACATAAGTGCTGATGGAATGACAATGGTAGTTGTGCTCTCTGCGTGCTCCCAACTTGGGGATTTGTCTCTGGGTAAAAAGATTCATGGGTATATGGTGCATAAGATTAGCATCAACGAGGATGTGTTCCTTGGCAACGCCTTGGTTGACATGTACTTGAAATGTGGCGATGCTGAGTATGCTCGTAAGGTGTTCGAAGGAATGCCCATTAAAAATGTGGTCTCCTGGAATTCAATGATATCAGGACTAGCTCAGCAAGGAGAATTTACGGAGGCCTTGGACATATTCCGTGAGATGCAAGGTATGGATGTTAAGCCAGACGATGTTACTCTGGTTGCTGTTTTGAATTCCTGTGCTAATCTTGGAATGCTTGAGTTGGGGAAGTGGGTTCATGCCTATATTGACAAAATTCATGTTGGGAGAGCAGATGGGATTGTAGGGAATGCCCTTGTGGATATGTATGCCAAGTGTGGAAGCATTGACCAAGCCTTCAAAGTCTTCCATGACATGAAATACAGAGATGTTTATACGTATACTGCCATGATTGTTGGACTGGCAATGCATGGCGAAGCTGAGAGGGCATTGAGCCTCTTCTCCGAGATGCCTAGGATGGGCATAAAGCCAGATGAAGTAACCTTTGTTGGTGTACTTTCAGCGTGCAGTCATGCTGGACTAGTAGAACAGGGCCGTCAACATTTTGAGGACATGTCGAGCATTCACGATTTAAGTCGTCACATGGAACACTATGGTTGTATGGTTGATCTTTTGGGTCGTGCTGGACTAATAAATGAGGCACTACAGTTCATAAAAGAAATGCCTATTGAACCTGATGCCTCTGTGTGGGGAGCATTACTCGGAGCTTGTAAAGTTCACTCAAAGGTCGAGCTTGGAGAAATTATCATGAAAAAACTAATGAAGTTGGAACCTGAGAGAGATGGTGCATACATTATCATGTCAAACATATACTCCTATGCAGATAGATGGAGGGACTCATTGAAATGGAGGAAGGTaatgaaacaaagaaagatgaagaaaacTCCAGGGTGTAGTTCAATTGAAGTTGATGGTGAGGTTCATGAATTCCGTAAAGGGGACAAATCACACCCCAAGAGTAAACAATTATACGAGTTACTGGATGAAATTACAAGTCAGTTGATGAACTATGGGGACTGGACACACGGCAAAGCATTCCATTGA